A single Micromonospora luteifusca DNA region contains:
- a CDS encoding RBBP9/YdeN family alpha/beta hydrolase, with the protein MTRHLVVPGRGVPFPDHWSRGWVRDFPEYQWAPEPPGPPYVAAERVAALHAAISADSEPAVLVAHSAGCLTVAVWASQHVGPVRAALLVTPPYVDPDWTPDPHEAVDVFIGDVPREPLPFRSILVASRNDPSATFEQFEAYARDWGSELFDAGAVGHLDSKTGFGPWPDGQRLVRSLAVRATVASLV; encoded by the coding sequence ATGACGCGTCACCTTGTCGTGCCGGGTCGAGGAGTTCCCTTCCCCGATCACTGGTCGCGCGGCTGGGTCAGGGATTTCCCGGAGTACCAGTGGGCGCCCGAGCCGCCCGGGCCACCGTACGTCGCCGCCGAACGGGTCGCCGCGTTGCACGCCGCCATCAGCGCCGACAGTGAGCCGGCGGTCCTCGTGGCGCACAGTGCGGGATGCCTGACCGTTGCTGTCTGGGCGAGCCAGCACGTTGGTCCCGTCCGTGCCGCCCTGCTGGTCACGCCGCCGTACGTGGATCCGGACTGGACTCCCGATCCTCACGAGGCCGTCGATGTCTTCATCGGCGACGTGCCACGCGAGCCGCTGCCCTTCCGCTCGATCCTGGTCGCTAGTCGCAACGACCCAAGTGCCACGTTCGAGCAGTTCGAAGCGTACGCGCGAGACTGGGGCTCGGAACTGTTCGACGCGGGCGCAGTCGGGCACCTGGACTCCAAGACCGGGTTCGGCCCATGGCCCGACGGCCAGCGTCTGGTCCGATCGTTGGCCGTGCGCGCCACGGTCGCGTCACTGGTCTGA